From the genome of Miscanthus floridulus cultivar M001 chromosome 10, ASM1932011v1, whole genome shotgun sequence, one region includes:
- the LOC136487017 gene encoding disease resistance protein RGA5-like, whose product MMEPLNSCSLGAMGSLLRKLDELLCTEERAKGLIGDLRIISTKMKKLSEVHSPPHTVKYWMNDARELSFDMEVCVDLFVHASQPEDVPAKVAWILAWIKEILGFEARVKEVNERCERYNLVNRYVLLSNPAKILVSRHLRTQYEEPDPVGMEEPTNKILEWLMPKGHGEEDLKLKVVSVLGDEGAGKSTLVKRIWRLSEGKFDCQAFVRTAKKPDTRMILRSILSQVRPKQPLKVCKVPKLVSDLREHLQDKRYFIVIDGLWDVSVWHIIKRAFPAGNQRIITTTAVENVAHVCCSYDSNSIVNVKCLGTDQAKNLFIDRAFGSEKGCPPQFNDFTDEITRKCGGFPLAIICTARLVASQPETEQEQQLDYVTKFLPNNLSTHSSSMEILNQVLKLCYSSLPHCLKTCLLYLSVYPENYLLLKEDLVKQWIAEDFICTPEGKDIVDVAGSYFDELLSLGLIQRIDIVNSYRKGLLCYTVHPVVFDFITCKSMEDNFITIIDYSQSTVVLSEKVRRLSLHFGSATYATTPESVELSQVRSLSFFGLLGCMPSIAEFKLVQVMMLHICSDVVDTRFSLSEICNLLQLRYLQVRCNVTVELPIKMQCLKHLETLEINAGVEYVPLDIVCLSRLLHIHLGKKSSPNPAFSLVDWNWLPCSSISLRSFELLHPICMFSRLPLRFRQLHKLRRMEIVVRQLSDDIDVLAELPVLKHLSLYVRTPPNLAIIFSRGMFPALEYFKFACGVLSLDFQKGTLPNLRWLKLVFNAHKREQYGIPVGISHLLSLQKVVAGIGLAPGAGESDRIAAGSAFKDAIRQHQCHRSFEVVVERVDQVDEDRNQQEGSSNERGQVPLWKLPPIPTPPQLPVFTESKIEDEVARFVAHSRADMMDDMWPMREETSNNFPSWIIQ is encoded by the exons ATGATGGAACCTCTGAACAGCTGTTCGCTGGGTGCCATGGGATCCCTTCTCAGAAAGCTCGATGAGCTACTGTGTACTGAAGAGAGGGCAAAGGGACTCATAGGCGATCTTCGCATCATAAGCACCAAGATGAAGAAGCTATCAGAGGTACACAGCCCTCCCCATACGGTGAAATACTGGATGAATGATGCGCGTGAATTGTCCTTCGACATGGAAGTCTGCGTCGACCTGTTCGTCCATGCCAGCCAGCCAGAAGATGTGCCAGCTAAGGTAGCGTGGATTTTGGCCTGGATTAAAGAGATCTTGGGATTTGAGGCCCGCGTGAAGGAGGTTAACGAAAGATGTGAGAGGTACAATCTTGTTAACAGATACGTACTTCTCAGTAATCCGGCAAAAATTTTAGTGAGCCGTCATCTTCGAACTCAGTACGAAGAACCCGATCCTGTCGGCATGGAAGAACCAACAAACAAGATTCTTGAGTGGCTGATGCCGAAAggacatggtgaagaagacctcAAGCTCAAGGTTGTTTCCGTTCTTGGTGATGAAGGAGCCGGGAAGAGCACGCTTGTCAAAAGAATATGGCGTTTATCTGAAGGGAAGTTCGACTGCCAGGCTTTCGTGCGGACGGCAAAAAAGCCTGATACGAGGATGATTCTCAGAAGCATACTCTCACAAGTTCGCCCGAAGCAGCCACTAAAAGTCTGCAAGGTGCCAAAACTCGTTAGCGATCTAAGGGAACATCTCCAAGATAAGAG GTATTTTATTGTAATTGATGGCTTATGGGATGTGTCAGTTTGGCACATTATTAAGCGGGCCTTTCCAGCCGGTAACCAAAGAATAATAACAACAACAGCAGTTGAGAACGTCGCCCATGTATGCTGCAGTTATGACAGTAATAGCATTGTCAATGTCAAATGTCTTGGTACTGATCAAGCCAAAAATTTATTCATTGATAGAGCTTTTGGGTCTGAAAAAGGATGTCCACCACAGTTCAATGATTTCACAGATGAGATCACAAGAAAATGTGGTGGTTTTCCCTTAGCCATCATCTGCACTGCTAGACTTGTGGCAAGCCAACCAGAAACAGAACAGGAGCAGCAATTGGATTATGTCACTAAGTTTCTGCCAAACAATTTGAGTACACACTCATCTTCTATGGAGATCCTGAACCAAGTACTGAAACTGTGTTACAGTAGTCTTCCTCATTGTCTGAAGACATGTCTGCTGTATCttagtgtgtatccagagaattACTTACTTCTGAAAGAAGATTTAGTGAAGCAATGGATAGCTGAAGATTTCATATGTACACCAGAAGGGAAGGACATTGTAGACGTTGCCGGCAGTTATTTTGATGAGCTCCTGAGTTTAGGCCTGATCCAGCGAATAGATATTGTTAACTCTTACAGGAAGGGTTTGTTGTGCTACACAGTGCACCCTGTGGTATTTGATTTTATCACATGCAAATCCATGGAAGATAATTTCATCACCATCATAGATTATTCTCAGTCGACAGTAGTTCTCAGTGAGAAGGTTCGTCGACTGTCACTCCACTTTGGCAGTGCAACATATGCTACTACACCCGAAAGTGTGGAATTATCACAAGTTCGCTCACTCTCTTTTTTTGGACTCTTGGGTTGCATGCCTTCGATTGCAGAGTTTAAGCTTGTTCAAGTCATGATGCTCCATATCTGTAGTGACGTCGTGGACACGAGGTTTTCACTTTCAGAAATATGTAACCTGCTCCAGCTAAGATATTTGCAGGTCAGGTGCAACGTCACTGTGGAATTGCCAATCAAGATGCAGTGTCTAAAACACTTGGAAACACTAGAAATAAATGCAGGGGTAGAATATGTTCCATTGGATATTGTCTGTCTTTCAAGATTGCTGCACATCCACCTTGGAAAAAAGTCAAGTCCAAATCCGGCTTTTTCTTTAGTTGACTGGAACTGGTTACCCTGTTCTTCCATCTCCCTTCGGAGTTTTGAGTTGCTGCATCCCATTTGCATGTTTTCAAGGCTGCCCCTGCGGTTTCGTCAACTACACAAACTCCGTAGAATGGAAATTGTGGTCAGACAATTGTCGGACGACATTGATGTCCTAGCGGAGTTACCGGTTCTCAAACATCTGTCCTTGTACGTCCGAACACCACCCAATTTAGCAATAATCTTCAGCAGAGGAATGTTCCCAGCTCTCGAGTATTTCAAAtttgcctgtggtgtgctatcgCTGGACTTTCAGAAAGGAACACTGCCCAATCTTCGTTGGCTCAAGCTAGTCTTCAACGCCCACAAAAGGGAGCAGTACGGTATTCCTGTGGGCATCAGCCACCTGTTAAGCCTCCAGAAAGTTGTTGCAGGCATTGGGTTAGCCCCTGGTGCTGGGGAATCTGACAGGATAGCTGCAGGGTCTGCGTTCAAGGATGCAATTAGACAGCATCAATGTCACCGAAGTTTCGAGGTGGTGGTGGAAAGGGTGGATCAAGTTGACGAGGATCGGAACCAACAGGAAGGATCCTCAAACGAACGTGGGCAAGTGCCACTGTGGAAGCTGCCGCCGATCCCGACCCCGCCGCAGCTCCCGGTCTTCACGGAGAGCAAGATCGAGGACGAGGTTG CACGTTTTGTGGCGCACTCGCGAGCGGACATGATGGACGATATGTGGCCAATGCGGGAGGAGACCAGCAACAACTTTCCGTCCTGGATCATACAATA G